GTAAGTTTCCAAAAAAGGTTACCTTCGGATTTTCAGGATCGGATGGTGTTGACTCAGCAATCAAAGCTTCGCGTGCCTTTACTGGAAGACAAACAATTATGGCATTTGAACATTCCTACCACGGAATGACTTACGGTGCTCTGTCTGCAACGGGTATTGTGGATCCAAAAGCTAAAAGTATTTTGGGAGTAATGGATGTCAAGTTCGTAGAGTTCCCAGACCCTTACAGAAACTCTTTTGAAATTGACGGGTATGAACATCCCGAAAAACTGAGCAATAAAGCCCTAAATGCCATCGATGCAGCAATAACTAACTTAAAGGAAAAACCAGCATGTATAATAATAGAACCCGTGCAGGGAGATGCAGGCGCTGTCATCCCTCCAAAAATGTTTCTTAAAGGCCTTAGGGAACTTGCAGATAACTATAACATCCTTCTAGTTGATGAAGAAGTTCAGACGGGAATGGGAAGAACAGGCGAGCTGTGGGCTATTGAACACTTTGGAGTTGAACCAGATTTGCTTGTCACCGCCAAAGCCTTGGGCGGAGGTTTTCCTATTTCAGCCACTGTAGGAAGGGCCGAAATTATGGATAGCGTTCCTCAACCACTATTCGTCTTTACCCATATAGGCCATGCGGTAAACGCTTCTGCTGCCATAGCTGCCATTGAGGTGGTCCAAGAAGAAAAACTATCAGAGCGTGCTACTCAAATTGGAAAACATACGATC
This DNA window, taken from Acetomicrobium thermoterrenum DSM 13490, encodes the following:
- a CDS encoding aspartate aminotransferase family protein, whose protein sequence is MWETLKRYTHKKLERNLEIVDEETKYIPKACALKYYPLVIKEANGSIVKDADDNEYIDFLSSAAVYNIGHKHPKVVKAAKAQIDNVINYTMAYFYETQPIELAKKITAITPGKFPKKVTFGFSGSDGVDSAIKASRAFTGRQTIMAFEHSYHGMTYGALSATGIVDPKAKSILGVMDVKFVEFPDPYRNSFEIDGYEHPEKLSNKALNAIDAAITNLKEKPACIIIEPVQGDAGAVIPPKMFLKGLRELADNYNILLVDEEVQTGMGRTGELWAIEHFGVEPDLLVTAKALGGGFPISATVGRAEIMDSVPQPLFVFTHIGHAVNASAAIAAIEVVQEEKLSERATQIGKHTIKKFQEMCSKYPIIGDVRGLGLLIGIDIVKPGTKEPDKNTAQKICWRAWEHGLILITFGKHGNVLRIAPPLNISNEQLDAGITIIEESIQDVLAGKVSDDVLKFLRGW